From one Solanum lycopersicum chromosome 12, SLM_r2.1 genomic stretch:
- the LOC101268666 gene encoding acetylajmalan esterase-like encodes MASLFLSKFSFFLLLIIITLFFHSSHCDVLTRCHITSLFQFGDSIADAGNVIRIPGAVISAQAWGLPYGETFFHKPTGRFSDGRIIADYIATALSLPFLNPYMDKSGVSFSQGANFAVAGATAMNNSFLEERGIGHVPFNVPLPSQLEWFKSHLQSTYGSKYSTTLRNSLVVLGEFGGVDYWNALAGNKPEPEVRTYVPFIIDGIISAIKEVIQLGSTRILVPGVFPFGCLSSYLTRFADTNPNAYDQYGCLKFYNDFATYHNIELKKALENLRCEFPRVKIVYGDYYGGFRLVFRYASWLGFNPSTLVSACCGSGGRYNAGGCSSASTNVCPNPSQYVNWDGLHLTDEAYHRISNVVINNMLPKFGCYGLRNSSALSSY; translated from the coding sequence ATGGCTTCTCTTTTTCTATcgaaattttctttctttcttttactaataataataactttattttttcactcttcTCATTGTGATGTCCTAACAAGATGTCACATCACATCACTTTTTCAGTTCGGCGATTCTATCGCGGATGCTGGAAACGTGATCCGCATACCTGGTGCCGTCATATCGGCCCAGGCATGGGGTCTACCTTATGGTGAAACCTTTTTTCATAAACCTACTGGACGTTTTTCTGACGGTCGTATTATCGCTGACTATATCGCCACGGCTCTCAGTCTCCCATTCCTCAATCCTTACATGGACAAATCAGGTGTTTCCTTTAGTCAAGGTGCTAATTTCGCCGTTGCTGGTGCAACGGCGATGAATAACTCTTTTTTGGAGGAGAGGGGCATTGGACATGTCCCGTTCAACGTTCCTCTCCCGAGTCAATTAGAGTGGTTTAAATCTCACCTCCAGTCAACCTATGGGTCAAAATATTCTACAACTCTACGAAACTCTCTTGTAGTATTAGGAGAGTTTGGTGGAGTTGATTATTGGAATGCTTTAGCGGGAAATAAACCTGAACCTGAGGTACGTACGTACGTACCTTTTATTATTGATGGCATTATAAGTGCCATCAAAGAGGTGATCCAATTAGGATCAACTCGAATTTTGGTTCCAGGAGTTTTTCCTTTTGGGTGTCTATCATCATATCTAACAAGATTCGCTGACACGAATCCAAATGCTTATGATCAATATGgttgtttgaaattttataatgatTTCGCTACGTATCATAATATCGAGCTAAAGAAGGCTCTAGAAAATCTACGATGTGAGTTCCCACGTGTTAAAATTGTGTATGGGGATTACTATGGTGGTTTTAGGCTTGTTTTTCGATACGCGTCTTGGTTGGGATTTAATCCAAGTACATTGGTATCGGCATGTTGTGGGAGCGGAGGACGATACAATGCCGGGGGATGTAGTTCAGCTAGTACCAATGTATGTCCTAACCCGTCCCAATACGTTAATTGGGACGGGCTTCATCTGACAGATGAAGCGTATCATCGTATTTCTAACGTTGTTATCAACAATATGCTTCCAAAATTTGGGTGTTATGGACTTAGAAATTCGAGTGCATTATCtagttattga